A window from Seriola aureovittata isolate HTS-2021-v1 ecotype China chromosome 14, ASM2101889v1, whole genome shotgun sequence encodes these proteins:
- the LOC130181283 gene encoding atlastin-2-like isoform X1: MAEVSGLRSRNHFESSRKSRVVDEGLSGVEDVPIFRHKQKPPLAKSEDLEDEFLPRSMASNSGKNTSLTPSPDEGIHEDEAVIEDEKARPIQIVLANEDEHSFELDAAALEKILLQDHVKDLNVVVVSVAGAFRKGKSFLLDFMLRYMHNQSERWIGGDDEPLTGFTWRGGCERETTGIQIWSEVFVVDKPDGSKVAVLLVDTQGAFDSQSTIKDCATVFALSTMTSSVQVYNLSQNIQEDDLQHLQLFTEYGRLAMEEIYLKPFQSLMFLIRDWSYPYEHYYGLEGGNTFLEKRLQVKQNQHEELQNVRKHIHSCFSNIGCFLLPHPGLKVATNPYFDGRLKDIDGDFKRELAELVPLLLAPERLVEKEIGGNKVTCRDLLEYFKAYIKIYQGEELPHPKSMLQATAEANNLTAVAGAKDMYGKNMELICGGDKPYIAPADLERCHEEFREHSVRYFRSVKKMGGDEFCQRYQNQLESELDETFTNFSKHNDGKNIFYAARTPATLFAVMFVTYVVSGVTGFIGLSTLAVLANLVMGVALLSLCAWAYVKYSGEFREVGTMIDLVAETLWEQKTVRKVRGAGSCFSTVFNILPDFLHFPFLYSLFPSTHCSQQPLPYSFCSFVWFEITPLFFTLYQH, encoded by the exons ATGGCGGAGGTGAGCGGGTTGAGGAGCAGAAATCACTTCGAGTCCAGCCGCAAAAGCCGAGTCGTTGACGAAG GCTTGAGTGGCGTGGAAGATGTTCCCATTTTTCGGCATAAACAGAAGCCTCCTTTAGCCAAGTCCGAAGACCTGGAAGATGAATTTCTTCCCAGGAGCATGGCCTCAAACTCGGGCAAAAATACCAGCCTCACTCCCTCACCAGATGAAGGGATTCACGAAGACGAG GCTGTAATAGAGGACGAAAAGGCCAGGCCCATCCAGATTGTCTTGGCCAATGAGGATGAGCACAGCTTTGAGTTGGATGCTGCAGCACTGGAGAAAATCCTGCTGCAAGATCACGTGAAGGACCTAAATGTGGTGGTCGTGTCTGTGGCAGGGGCCTTCCGCAAGGGCAAGTCCTTCCTGCTGGACTTCATGCTGCGATACATGCACAATCAG AGTGAAAGGTGGATTGGGGGTGATGATGAGCCCCTGACAGGGTTCACCTGGAGAGGGGGCTGCGAGAGGGAGACCACAGGAATTCAGATCTGGAGCGAAGTGTTTGTGGTCGACAAGCCAGACGGCAGCAAG GTAGCCGTACTCCTTGTTGACACTCAGGGAGCGTTTGACAGTCAGTCCACCATAAAGGACTGTGCTACTGTATTCGCCCTCAGCACAATGACCAGCTCTGTACAG gtgtACAATCTCTCCCAGAACATACAGGAGGATGACCTGCAACATCTGCAG CTCTTCACAGAATATGGTCGGCTGGCAATGGAAGAGATCTACCTGAAACCTTTCCAG TCCTTGATGTTCCTGATTCGGGACTGGAGTTATCCTTATGAACATTACTATGGCCTGGAAGGAGGCAACACCTTCCTGGAGAAGAGACTACAG GTAAAACAGAATCAACATGAAGAGTTGCAAAATGTCAGGAAGCACATCCACTCCTGCTTCTCCAACATCGGCTGCTTCCTGCTGCCACATCCTGGCCTCAAGGTGGCCACCAACCCGTACTTTGACGGGAGGctgaaag acatTGATGGTGATTTTAAGAGGGAGTTGGCCGAGCTGGTGCCTCTCCTCCTCGCCCCAGAACGACTGGTAGAGAAAGAGATCGGAGGCAATAAAGTCACCTGCAGAGATCTCCTGGAGTACTTTAAG GCTTACATAAAGATCTACCAAGGTGAGGAGCTGCCTCACCCAAAGTCCATGCTGCAG GCGACAGCAGAAGCCAACAACCTGACCGCTGTTGCAGGAGCCAAAGACATGTACGGCAAGAACATGGAGCTG ATCTGTGGCGGGGACAAGCCATACATCGCCCCAGCTGACCTGGAGCGTTGCCACGAGGAGTTTCGCGAGCACTCGGTGCGTTACTTTCGGTCCGTGAAGAAAATGGGTGGCGATGAGTTCTGCCAGCGCTACCAGAACCAACTGGAGTCTGAGCTGGACGAGACCTTCACCAACTTCTCCAAACACAACGACGGCAAAAACATCTTCTATGCAGCACGCACACCAGCCACGCTGTTTGCAGTCATGTTTGTCACCTATGTGGTATCTGGGGTGACGGGCTTCATCGGTCTGAGCACCTTAGCGGTGCTGGCTAATCTGGTCATGGGCGTGGCGCTGCTGTCGCTCTGTGCCTGGGCGTATGTGAAGTATTCTGGAGAGTTCCGGGAGGTGGGAACGATGATAGATCTGGTGGCCGAGACACTCTGGGAACAG AAGACGGTTAGAAAGGTGAGAGGCGCCGGTTCCTGTTTCTCTACCGTTTTCAACATCTTGCCTGATTTCCTGcatttcccttttctttactctctcttcccctccacCCACTGCAGCCAGCAGCCTTTACCTTattctttttgtagttttgtatgGTTCGAGATCACACCcctttttttcactctgtatcAACATTAA
- the LOC130181283 gene encoding atlastin-2-like isoform X2, with protein MAEVSGLRSRNHFESSRKSRVVDEGLSGVEDVPIFRHKQKPPLAKSEDLEDEFLPRSMASNSGKNTSLTPSPDEGIHEDEAVIEDEKARPIQIVLANEDEHSFELDAAALEKILLQDHVKDLNVVVVSVAGAFRKGKSFLLDFMLRYMHNQSERWIGGDDEPLTGFTWRGGCERETTGIQIWSEVFVVDKPDGSKVAVLLVDTQGAFDSQSTIKDCATVFALSTMTSSVQVYNLSQNIQEDDLQHLQLFTEYGRLAMEEIYLKPFQSLMFLIRDWSYPYEHYYGLEGGNTFLEKRLQVKQNQHEELQNVRKHIHSCFSNIGCFLLPHPGLKVATNPYFDGRLKDIDGDFKRELAELVPLLLAPERLVEKEIGGNKVTCRDLLEYFKAYIKIYQGEELPHPKSMLQATAEANNLTAVAGAKDMYGKNMELICGGDKPYIAPADLERCHEEFREHSVRYFRSVKKMGGDEFCQRYQNQLESELDETFTNFSKHNDGKNIFYAARTPATLFAVMFVTYVVSGVTGFIGLSTLAVLANLVMGVALLSLCAWAYVKYSGEFREVGTMIDLVAETLWEQKTVRKVLSKLLEPVASRLAWPASLLPSLPSGLTLGLRALTPLNNNNNYKKTN; from the exons ATGGCGGAGGTGAGCGGGTTGAGGAGCAGAAATCACTTCGAGTCCAGCCGCAAAAGCCGAGTCGTTGACGAAG GCTTGAGTGGCGTGGAAGATGTTCCCATTTTTCGGCATAAACAGAAGCCTCCTTTAGCCAAGTCCGAAGACCTGGAAGATGAATTTCTTCCCAGGAGCATGGCCTCAAACTCGGGCAAAAATACCAGCCTCACTCCCTCACCAGATGAAGGGATTCACGAAGACGAG GCTGTAATAGAGGACGAAAAGGCCAGGCCCATCCAGATTGTCTTGGCCAATGAGGATGAGCACAGCTTTGAGTTGGATGCTGCAGCACTGGAGAAAATCCTGCTGCAAGATCACGTGAAGGACCTAAATGTGGTGGTCGTGTCTGTGGCAGGGGCCTTCCGCAAGGGCAAGTCCTTCCTGCTGGACTTCATGCTGCGATACATGCACAATCAG AGTGAAAGGTGGATTGGGGGTGATGATGAGCCCCTGACAGGGTTCACCTGGAGAGGGGGCTGCGAGAGGGAGACCACAGGAATTCAGATCTGGAGCGAAGTGTTTGTGGTCGACAAGCCAGACGGCAGCAAG GTAGCCGTACTCCTTGTTGACACTCAGGGAGCGTTTGACAGTCAGTCCACCATAAAGGACTGTGCTACTGTATTCGCCCTCAGCACAATGACCAGCTCTGTACAG gtgtACAATCTCTCCCAGAACATACAGGAGGATGACCTGCAACATCTGCAG CTCTTCACAGAATATGGTCGGCTGGCAATGGAAGAGATCTACCTGAAACCTTTCCAG TCCTTGATGTTCCTGATTCGGGACTGGAGTTATCCTTATGAACATTACTATGGCCTGGAAGGAGGCAACACCTTCCTGGAGAAGAGACTACAG GTAAAACAGAATCAACATGAAGAGTTGCAAAATGTCAGGAAGCACATCCACTCCTGCTTCTCCAACATCGGCTGCTTCCTGCTGCCACATCCTGGCCTCAAGGTGGCCACCAACCCGTACTTTGACGGGAGGctgaaag acatTGATGGTGATTTTAAGAGGGAGTTGGCCGAGCTGGTGCCTCTCCTCCTCGCCCCAGAACGACTGGTAGAGAAAGAGATCGGAGGCAATAAAGTCACCTGCAGAGATCTCCTGGAGTACTTTAAG GCTTACATAAAGATCTACCAAGGTGAGGAGCTGCCTCACCCAAAGTCCATGCTGCAG GCGACAGCAGAAGCCAACAACCTGACCGCTGTTGCAGGAGCCAAAGACATGTACGGCAAGAACATGGAGCTG ATCTGTGGCGGGGACAAGCCATACATCGCCCCAGCTGACCTGGAGCGTTGCCACGAGGAGTTTCGCGAGCACTCGGTGCGTTACTTTCGGTCCGTGAAGAAAATGGGTGGCGATGAGTTCTGCCAGCGCTACCAGAACCAACTGGAGTCTGAGCTGGACGAGACCTTCACCAACTTCTCCAAACACAACGACGGCAAAAACATCTTCTATGCAGCACGCACACCAGCCACGCTGTTTGCAGTCATGTTTGTCACCTATGTGGTATCTGGGGTGACGGGCTTCATCGGTCTGAGCACCTTAGCGGTGCTGGCTAATCTGGTCATGGGCGTGGCGCTGCTGTCGCTCTGTGCCTGGGCGTATGTGAAGTATTCTGGAGAGTTCCGGGAGGTGGGAACGATGATAGATCTGGTGGCCGAGACACTCTGGGAACAG AAGACGGTTAGAAAG GTGCTTTCCAAACTTTTGGAGCCTGTCGCGAGCCGCCTGGCGTGGCccgcctctctcctcccttcactcCCTTCAGGATTGACACTGGGACTCAGAGCTCTGACTcctctcaacaacaacaacaactacaagaAGACTAACTAG
- the LOC130181283 gene encoding atlastin-2-like isoform X3, producing the protein MAEVSGLRSRNHFESSRKSRVVDEGLSGVEDVPIFRHKQKPPLAKSEDLEDEFLPRSMASNSGKNTSLTPSPDEGIHEDEAVIEDEKARPIQIVLANEDEHSFELDAAALEKILLQDHVKDLNVVVVSVAGAFRKGKSFLLDFMLRYMHNQSERWIGGDDEPLTGFTWRGGCERETTGIQIWSEVFVVDKPDGSKVAVLLVDTQGAFDSQSTIKDCATVFALSTMTSSVQVYNLSQNIQEDDLQHLQLFTEYGRLAMEEIYLKPFQSLMFLIRDWSYPYEHYYGLEGGNTFLEKRLQVKQNQHEELQNVRKHIHSCFSNIGCFLLPHPGLKVATNPYFDGRLKDIDGDFKRELAELVPLLLAPERLVEKEIGGNKVTCRDLLEYFKAYIKIYQGEELPHPKSMLQATAEANNLTAVAGAKDMYGKNMELICGGDKPYIAPADLERCHEEFREHSVRYFRSVKKMGGDEFCQRYQNQLESELDETFTNFSKHNDGKNIFYAARTPATLFAVMFVTYVVSGVTGFIGLSTLAVLANLVMGVALLSLCAWAYVKYSGEFREVGTMIDLVAETLWEQVLKPLSEHYMEDNVRQTVVNSIRASLTEQGSQHTKLKTH; encoded by the exons ATGGCGGAGGTGAGCGGGTTGAGGAGCAGAAATCACTTCGAGTCCAGCCGCAAAAGCCGAGTCGTTGACGAAG GCTTGAGTGGCGTGGAAGATGTTCCCATTTTTCGGCATAAACAGAAGCCTCCTTTAGCCAAGTCCGAAGACCTGGAAGATGAATTTCTTCCCAGGAGCATGGCCTCAAACTCGGGCAAAAATACCAGCCTCACTCCCTCACCAGATGAAGGGATTCACGAAGACGAG GCTGTAATAGAGGACGAAAAGGCCAGGCCCATCCAGATTGTCTTGGCCAATGAGGATGAGCACAGCTTTGAGTTGGATGCTGCAGCACTGGAGAAAATCCTGCTGCAAGATCACGTGAAGGACCTAAATGTGGTGGTCGTGTCTGTGGCAGGGGCCTTCCGCAAGGGCAAGTCCTTCCTGCTGGACTTCATGCTGCGATACATGCACAATCAG AGTGAAAGGTGGATTGGGGGTGATGATGAGCCCCTGACAGGGTTCACCTGGAGAGGGGGCTGCGAGAGGGAGACCACAGGAATTCAGATCTGGAGCGAAGTGTTTGTGGTCGACAAGCCAGACGGCAGCAAG GTAGCCGTACTCCTTGTTGACACTCAGGGAGCGTTTGACAGTCAGTCCACCATAAAGGACTGTGCTACTGTATTCGCCCTCAGCACAATGACCAGCTCTGTACAG gtgtACAATCTCTCCCAGAACATACAGGAGGATGACCTGCAACATCTGCAG CTCTTCACAGAATATGGTCGGCTGGCAATGGAAGAGATCTACCTGAAACCTTTCCAG TCCTTGATGTTCCTGATTCGGGACTGGAGTTATCCTTATGAACATTACTATGGCCTGGAAGGAGGCAACACCTTCCTGGAGAAGAGACTACAG GTAAAACAGAATCAACATGAAGAGTTGCAAAATGTCAGGAAGCACATCCACTCCTGCTTCTCCAACATCGGCTGCTTCCTGCTGCCACATCCTGGCCTCAAGGTGGCCACCAACCCGTACTTTGACGGGAGGctgaaag acatTGATGGTGATTTTAAGAGGGAGTTGGCCGAGCTGGTGCCTCTCCTCCTCGCCCCAGAACGACTGGTAGAGAAAGAGATCGGAGGCAATAAAGTCACCTGCAGAGATCTCCTGGAGTACTTTAAG GCTTACATAAAGATCTACCAAGGTGAGGAGCTGCCTCACCCAAAGTCCATGCTGCAG GCGACAGCAGAAGCCAACAACCTGACCGCTGTTGCAGGAGCCAAAGACATGTACGGCAAGAACATGGAGCTG ATCTGTGGCGGGGACAAGCCATACATCGCCCCAGCTGACCTGGAGCGTTGCCACGAGGAGTTTCGCGAGCACTCGGTGCGTTACTTTCGGTCCGTGAAGAAAATGGGTGGCGATGAGTTCTGCCAGCGCTACCAGAACCAACTGGAGTCTGAGCTGGACGAGACCTTCACCAACTTCTCCAAACACAACGACGGCAAAAACATCTTCTATGCAGCACGCACACCAGCCACGCTGTTTGCAGTCATGTTTGTCACCTATGTGGTATCTGGGGTGACGGGCTTCATCGGTCTGAGCACCTTAGCGGTGCTGGCTAATCTGGTCATGGGCGTGGCGCTGCTGTCGCTCTGTGCCTGGGCGTATGTGAAGTATTCTGGAGAGTTCCGGGAGGTGGGAACGATGATAGATCTGGTGGCCGAGACACTCTGGGAACAG GTTTTGAAGCCGCTAAGTGAACATTATATGGAAGACAACGTCAGACAGACGGTGGTTAACTCTATCAGAGCCAGCTTGACAGAACAGGGATCGCAGCACACCAAGTTAAAGACTCACTGA
- the LOC130181283 gene encoding atlastin-2-like isoform X4, which produces MASNSGKNTSLTPSPDEGIHEDEAVIEDEKARPIQIVLANEDEHSFELDAAALEKILLQDHVKDLNVVVVSVAGAFRKGKSFLLDFMLRYMHNQSERWIGGDDEPLTGFTWRGGCERETTGIQIWSEVFVVDKPDGSKVAVLLVDTQGAFDSQSTIKDCATVFALSTMTSSVQVYNLSQNIQEDDLQHLQLFTEYGRLAMEEIYLKPFQSLMFLIRDWSYPYEHYYGLEGGNTFLEKRLQVKQNQHEELQNVRKHIHSCFSNIGCFLLPHPGLKVATNPYFDGRLKDIDGDFKRELAELVPLLLAPERLVEKEIGGNKVTCRDLLEYFKAYIKIYQGEELPHPKSMLQATAEANNLTAVAGAKDMYGKNMELICGGDKPYIAPADLERCHEEFREHSVRYFRSVKKMGGDEFCQRYQNQLESELDETFTNFSKHNDGKNIFYAARTPATLFAVMFVTYVVSGVTGFIGLSTLAVLANLVMGVALLSLCAWAYVKYSGEFREVGTMIDLVAETLWEQKTVRKVRGAGSCFSTVFNILPDFLHFPFLYSLFPSTHCSQQPLPYSFCSFVWFEITPLFFTLYQH; this is translated from the exons ATGGCCTCAAACTCGGGCAAAAATACCAGCCTCACTCCCTCACCAGATGAAGGGATTCACGAAGACGAG GCTGTAATAGAGGACGAAAAGGCCAGGCCCATCCAGATTGTCTTGGCCAATGAGGATGAGCACAGCTTTGAGTTGGATGCTGCAGCACTGGAGAAAATCCTGCTGCAAGATCACGTGAAGGACCTAAATGTGGTGGTCGTGTCTGTGGCAGGGGCCTTCCGCAAGGGCAAGTCCTTCCTGCTGGACTTCATGCTGCGATACATGCACAATCAG AGTGAAAGGTGGATTGGGGGTGATGATGAGCCCCTGACAGGGTTCACCTGGAGAGGGGGCTGCGAGAGGGAGACCACAGGAATTCAGATCTGGAGCGAAGTGTTTGTGGTCGACAAGCCAGACGGCAGCAAG GTAGCCGTACTCCTTGTTGACACTCAGGGAGCGTTTGACAGTCAGTCCACCATAAAGGACTGTGCTACTGTATTCGCCCTCAGCACAATGACCAGCTCTGTACAG gtgtACAATCTCTCCCAGAACATACAGGAGGATGACCTGCAACATCTGCAG CTCTTCACAGAATATGGTCGGCTGGCAATGGAAGAGATCTACCTGAAACCTTTCCAG TCCTTGATGTTCCTGATTCGGGACTGGAGTTATCCTTATGAACATTACTATGGCCTGGAAGGAGGCAACACCTTCCTGGAGAAGAGACTACAG GTAAAACAGAATCAACATGAAGAGTTGCAAAATGTCAGGAAGCACATCCACTCCTGCTTCTCCAACATCGGCTGCTTCCTGCTGCCACATCCTGGCCTCAAGGTGGCCACCAACCCGTACTTTGACGGGAGGctgaaag acatTGATGGTGATTTTAAGAGGGAGTTGGCCGAGCTGGTGCCTCTCCTCCTCGCCCCAGAACGACTGGTAGAGAAAGAGATCGGAGGCAATAAAGTCACCTGCAGAGATCTCCTGGAGTACTTTAAG GCTTACATAAAGATCTACCAAGGTGAGGAGCTGCCTCACCCAAAGTCCATGCTGCAG GCGACAGCAGAAGCCAACAACCTGACCGCTGTTGCAGGAGCCAAAGACATGTACGGCAAGAACATGGAGCTG ATCTGTGGCGGGGACAAGCCATACATCGCCCCAGCTGACCTGGAGCGTTGCCACGAGGAGTTTCGCGAGCACTCGGTGCGTTACTTTCGGTCCGTGAAGAAAATGGGTGGCGATGAGTTCTGCCAGCGCTACCAGAACCAACTGGAGTCTGAGCTGGACGAGACCTTCACCAACTTCTCCAAACACAACGACGGCAAAAACATCTTCTATGCAGCACGCACACCAGCCACGCTGTTTGCAGTCATGTTTGTCACCTATGTGGTATCTGGGGTGACGGGCTTCATCGGTCTGAGCACCTTAGCGGTGCTGGCTAATCTGGTCATGGGCGTGGCGCTGCTGTCGCTCTGTGCCTGGGCGTATGTGAAGTATTCTGGAGAGTTCCGGGAGGTGGGAACGATGATAGATCTGGTGGCCGAGACACTCTGGGAACAG AAGACGGTTAGAAAGGTGAGAGGCGCCGGTTCCTGTTTCTCTACCGTTTTCAACATCTTGCCTGATTTCCTGcatttcccttttctttactctctcttcccctccacCCACTGCAGCCAGCAGCCTTTACCTTattctttttgtagttttgtatgGTTCGAGATCACACCcctttttttcactctgtatcAACATTAA